The Aminivibrio pyruvatiphilus sequence GTGCCGTCTCCTTCGGCTTTCCATTATTCTTTTTTTCAGTCGCCCCTGCCGCCTCGCTCTTTTTTTCGGGCTTCGGAGCCATCTTTCCCTGGCCGGGAGGAAGGGGGGTAAGCATGATCCTCATATACCGGCCCTCCATGCGGGGGTTTCCCTCGCTTTTGCCGAGGCCGTCGCAGTCGGCGATCACCCGGGCGAGCACTTCCTCGCCTTTATTGAGAAAGGACATTTCACGGCCCCGGAAGAACACCGAGACCTTGACCCTGTGGCCGTCCTCGAGGAAGCCCTTGATTGCCCGGACCTTGAAATCATAGTCGTGCTCGTCGATTTTCGGGCGCATCTTCATTTCTTTGAGGGCCTGGACCTTCTGTTTCTTTCTCGCGTCCTTCTCCTTTTTCTGGAGCTGGTAGCGATACTTCCCGTAGTCCAGTATCCTGCAAACGGGAGGGGTGGCCTGAGGAGCCACTTCGACAAGGTCGAGCTGCCGTTCCTCCGCCAGCCGAATTCCCTCTGCTGTGGGTATTACCCCCAGCTTGACGCCGTTTTCGTCGATGAGGAGCACTTCACGGGATGTGATTTCGCGGTTGACTCTGGGATCTCCGTCTTCTTTTCTTGTTACTATAGCCTTTCACCTCCGTGTGAA is a genomic window containing:
- the infC gene encoding translation initiation factor IF-3 is translated as MVTRKEDGDPRVNREITSREVLLIDENGVKLGVIPTAEGIRLAEERQLDLVEVAPQATPPVCRILDYGKYRYQLQKKEKDARKKQKVQALKEMKMRPKIDEHDYDFKVRAIKGFLEDGHRVKVSVFFRGREMSFLNKGEEVLARVIADCDGLGKSEGNPRMEGRYMRIMLTPLPPGQGKMAPKPEKKSEAAGATEKKNNGKPKETAPVSAEKTAE